In Ciconia boyciana chromosome 5, ASM3463844v1, whole genome shotgun sequence, the DNA window aCTCCCGCCCGCGGCCCGCACCCCACCTTGCTCGCAGGCTCCCTTGCTGCGCTGGCCGATGGCGGGCTCGCCGCGGCTCTGGGCGCGCAGGCTGGCGGCGCGCAGCTGGCAGCCGCTGCCGTAGGTGACCCCGTCGCTGCCGCACACCGGGTAGCGGCTCTTGCAGAGGCACACGCcgggcgggccggcggcggcggcggcggcggcggcgggagggggccccggggccgggccgccctTGGCCTTGCGGCGCTGGCGGCTCTTCACGCACTCGAGGCCGGGGGCGCAGCGCCcgcccgcggagccgccgccgccgcacgcCTCGCCCTCGCCGCGGCcgcactgccagcagcagccgcagGCGTCCCGCACCCGGCCCagcgggcagccccgcggcggcagcgccgggcagCGCGCCGCCTCGCAgggcccgcagccccccgccgccgccggagcgGGCACCGgcagcgccagcagcagcagcagcggcagcagcgcgGAGGGCGGCATGGCAGCacggcgccgcccgcccccggcagGCACTTAAGCCGCGGCGGGGGAAACCCCTCCCCGGCGCcgggggccggcccggccccggccccggccccggctacggccacggccacggccccCCCCacggcggcggggcgccgccgccctcccgcggccgccggcccctCCGCACAGCCGGCCTCGGCGCCTTCGTGGGCTGTCCCGGCTGCTCCTCGGCTCTGGCATCACGTTGCTCCCCTCTCTGCTGGCCACCCGCCCGTGCTCAGCTCACAGCCGTCAGCTGCGAGGGGCTGCAGAGGCCCCGGTGAGCCCGAGAGACGGGTCGGTGTCCAGCGGGAGTGGGGAcgagagagaaaaggagagctgtCGGGTTTCTTTTGTACATACTTGGGACAAACTTGTTGCCCGCTGCCTTCTTTCGCCTTGGCTTGTGGCATCTGCCCCAGGGGTCCCCGAGGGGCTGAGGGCGGGGGGCTGTTGCCACCAGCAGAAACTGGGAATGCTCCTCGGGCAGCACTGAGCGATGCTGCTTGAGCCTGTGGGGACAGTGCCCTGAAAGTGCAGCACCCAAAGCATCGTGGTGCTCGGGCGGAGGGCGGTGGGGCGGCACAGagtgctgctttctgccctTGCCCTCGTTCCCTCCCCTCGGGCCTGGCTGCGCCTGCGGGGGCTTCATCCGTGTGGGGCAGTCCAGGCCGAGGTGATGCTCAGCCCTGGTACTGCCGGGGCCTGCGCGGCGGGCGCTGCTTTGGCACTCCGgagtggagaaggagggaggtAGTCCGTGTCCCTCGCTGTGAAACCGGGGGATGCGGCACTGCCCGGTATGGGTTGCCAGCGGCTGAGCCCTGCTGGTGGCCCCCGGGTCACCATATCCCTTCCTGTGTAGAGCGGCTGGGGGCTGTGAG includes these proteins:
- the IGFBP7 gene encoding insulin-like growth factor-binding protein 7 produces the protein MPPSALLPLLLLLALPVPAPAAAGGCGPCEAARCPALPPRGCPLGRVRDACGCCWQCGRGEGEACGGGGSAGGRCAPGLECVKSRQRRKAKGGPAPGPPPAAAAAAAAGPPGVCLCKSRYPVCGSDGVTYGSGCQLRAASLRAQSRGEPAIGQRSKGACEQGPSIVTPPKDIWNVTGAQIYLSCEVIGIPTPVLIWNKIIRGQYGVQRMELLPGDRENLAIQTRGGPEKHEVTGWVLISPLSKEDAGEYECHASNAKGEATASAKIHVVETLHEIALTKDDGAEL